In one Acidimicrobiales bacterium genomic region, the following are encoded:
- a CDS encoding CoA-acylating methylmalonate-semialdehyde dehydrogenase — MSGGSGLKTIDHWVGGRTSPGTSGRSGPVYDPARGTQTASVSLASATEVADAVKVAADAAEDWGRSSLASRASLLFHLRELVFAHQDDLAAIITSEHGKVLSDARGEVARGLECVDFACGIPSLLKGSFSSEVSTGIDVHTVPHPLGVVAGITPFNFPVMVPLWMLANAIACGNSFVLKPSERDPSASVVLAGLVQRAGFPDGVVNVVHGDAEAVNALLAHPDVDAVSFVGSTPIARHVYETGTRNGKRVQALGGAKNHMVVLPDADIGGAADAAISAAYGSAGERCMAISVVVAVGSVADPLVDAIAARIPDVVVGPGDDPASMMGPLITAQHRDRVRSYVEGASGEGALVVVDGTAEERGDGFFLGCSLLDRVTPGMKAYDDEIFGPVLGVVRVPDFRAAVALVNANPYGNGVAIFTSDGGAAREFERSVHVGMVGINVPIPVPVASHSFGGWKSSLFGDAPIYGPEGIRFYTRPKVVTSRWPESGSSAVDLGFPSHR, encoded by the coding sequence ATGTCGGGAGGATCCGGGTTGAAGACGATTGATCACTGGGTGGGCGGCCGAACATCGCCAGGAACCTCTGGTCGCTCCGGTCCCGTGTACGACCCCGCGAGAGGTACGCAAACTGCATCGGTGAGCTTGGCCAGCGCCACTGAAGTCGCTGACGCGGTCAAGGTGGCTGCGGACGCCGCAGAAGACTGGGGTAGATCCTCGCTTGCCAGCCGAGCGAGCCTGCTGTTCCACCTGCGTGAGCTGGTATTCGCACACCAGGACGACCTGGCGGCCATTATCACCAGCGAACACGGCAAGGTGCTCTCGGATGCCCGTGGGGAGGTTGCGCGCGGGTTGGAATGCGTCGACTTCGCCTGCGGAATACCCAGCCTCCTCAAGGGTTCGTTCAGCTCCGAAGTCTCCACCGGCATCGATGTTCACACCGTGCCGCACCCGCTCGGGGTGGTGGCGGGCATCACACCGTTCAACTTCCCCGTCATGGTGCCGCTCTGGATGCTCGCCAACGCGATCGCCTGTGGTAACTCGTTCGTGCTCAAGCCGTCGGAGCGAGACCCCTCCGCATCCGTCGTGCTCGCGGGGCTGGTGCAGCGCGCCGGATTTCCCGACGGCGTGGTCAACGTCGTCCACGGAGACGCAGAAGCAGTGAACGCACTTCTTGCTCATCCCGACGTGGACGCAGTCTCGTTCGTCGGTAGCACGCCGATTGCTCGTCACGTTTACGAAACGGGGACCCGCAACGGGAAACGGGTTCAAGCCCTCGGCGGAGCAAAGAACCATATGGTCGTCCTGCCCGACGCCGACATCGGCGGCGCCGCGGACGCCGCAATATCCGCCGCGTATGGATCGGCGGGAGAGCGCTGCATGGCGATATCGGTGGTAGTGGCCGTCGGATCGGTTGCCGACCCCCTGGTAGACGCCATAGCGGCAAGGATCCCGGACGTGGTGGTGGGTCCCGGTGACGATCCCGCATCGATGATGGGACCGTTGATTACGGCTCAGCACCGCGACCGTGTCCGGTCTTACGTCGAAGGCGCGAGCGGAGAGGGCGCACTTGTAGTGGTCGACGGGACCGCCGAGGAGCGCGGAGACGGATTCTTCCTCGGTTGCTCACTCCTCGACAGGGTGACCCCGGGAATGAAGGCCTACGACGACGAGATATTCGGGCCCGTCCTCGGGGTCGTGCGCGTTCCGGACTTCAGGGCGGCGGTCGCTCTCGTCAACGCCAATCCCTACGGCAACGGCGTGGCGATCTTCACCAGCGACGGCGGGGCGGCTCGCGAGTTCGAGCGGTCGGTCCACGTCGGAATGGTGGGGATCAACGTCCCGATACCTGTGCCGGTCGCATCCCACTCGTTCGGGGGTTGGAAGTCGTCGCTGTTCGGTGATGCGCCGATCTACGGGCCGGAAGGCATCCGGTTCTACACCCGCCCCAAGGTGGTCACGTCGCGCTGGCCCGAGAGCGGGTCGAGCGCGGTAGACCTCGGTTTCCCGTCACACCGCTAA
- a CDS encoding DUF427 domain-containing protein — MTLTGARGPLGPKPSGRFVPPVNQPTAYVEPFRRRVRGLVGERPVVDSESVLLVHRPGQAPAFAFPAPDVSVVNSRPLPEVEGYVTVPWDAVEAWYEEEERIEMHPRNPYHRVDCVRTTRRLRVEVHGEVLVDTNETMGVYETSLEPRLYVRKDQVLGNFLFSNPTTETYCPYKGFASYWNAVIGGVVIEDAAWSYEDPLPESTAIRGMLCFDENRVSVSHDLPAPATP, encoded by the coding sequence CGTTTCGTGCCGCCGGTCAACCAGCCGACCGCCTACGTCGAGCCGTTCCGTCGAAGGGTGCGCGGCTTGGTCGGCGAACGCCCGGTGGTCGACAGCGAGTCCGTGCTGCTCGTGCACCGTCCCGGGCAAGCGCCGGCGTTCGCGTTCCCGGCTCCCGACGTCTCGGTGGTGAATTCGCGACCGTTGCCCGAGGTCGAGGGATACGTCACTGTTCCCTGGGATGCGGTTGAGGCGTGGTACGAGGAAGAAGAACGGATCGAGATGCACCCGCGCAATCCGTACCACCGGGTGGACTGTGTGCGGACGACACGACGGCTTCGAGTCGAAGTACATGGAGAGGTTCTCGTCGACACCAACGAAACGATGGGCGTGTACGAGACGTCGCTCGAACCGCGCCTGTACGTTCGCAAGGATCAGGTTCTCGGGAACTTCCTCTTTTCAAACCCGACTACCGAGACGTACTGCCCCTACAAAGGTTTCGCGTCCTACTGGAACGCTGTCATCGGGGGTGTTGTCATTGAGGATGCGGCGTGGTCATACGAGGACCCTCTGCCGGAATCGACCGCCATACGCGGAATGTTGTGCTTCGACGAGAACCGGGTCTCGGTGTCACACGACCTGCCCGCCCCCGCCACGCCCTGA